A single genomic interval of Bradyrhizobium sp. sBnM-33 harbors:
- the pqqE gene encoding pyrroloquinoline quinone biosynthesis protein PqqE: MSDILADGKTAGTAPSDGLAVLESQRSTAETFGIPLAVLAELTHRCPLQCPYCSNPVELDRAGSELTTAEWKKVLSELAEIGVLQIHFSGGEPTARKDLVELVQHATDVGLYSNLITSAVLLTKEKLSALADAGLCHVQISFQGNEPIVADRVAGLKNAHEKKIEAAKWTRELDLPLTVNAVMHRQNLHQLSDIIQMAVDLDADRLEVANVQYYGWALKNRAALMPTLEQIEETSRIVEEAARRLKGILAIDYVLPDYYALRPKKCMGGWGRQFFNISPAGKVLPCHAAESITGLKFESVRSNHSIAWIWQNSEAFNRYRGTGWMPEPCKSCEFREIDFGGCRCQAFALTGDAGNTDPACTLSPMHEQIFKDAQREAAAHQDRFLYRNFAGGTLETEGKHGA, translated from the coding sequence ATGAGCGACATTCTCGCAGACGGCAAGACAGCCGGCACCGCGCCCAGTGACGGGCTCGCGGTTCTGGAATCGCAACGCTCCACCGCGGAGACGTTCGGCATTCCCTTGGCCGTGCTCGCCGAGCTGACGCACCGCTGTCCGCTGCAATGCCCCTATTGCTCCAATCCGGTCGAGCTCGACCGTGCAGGCAGCGAGCTGACGACTGCGGAATGGAAGAAGGTCTTGAGCGAACTCGCCGAAATCGGCGTGCTGCAAATCCATTTCTCCGGTGGCGAGCCGACCGCGCGCAAGGACCTGGTGGAGCTGGTACAGCACGCAACCGATGTCGGGCTGTATAGCAATCTCATTACCTCGGCTGTGCTGTTGACCAAGGAAAAACTTTCGGCGCTCGCCGATGCCGGGCTCTGCCATGTGCAGATCAGTTTCCAGGGCAACGAGCCCATCGTGGCCGATCGCGTCGCCGGATTGAAGAACGCGCATGAGAAGAAGATCGAAGCCGCAAAATGGACACGCGAGCTCGACCTGCCGCTGACAGTCAACGCGGTCATGCACCGCCAGAATTTGCACCAGCTCTCCGACATCATCCAGATGGCGGTCGATCTCGACGCCGACCGGCTGGAAGTTGCCAACGTCCAGTATTACGGCTGGGCCTTGAAGAACCGCGCGGCGCTGATGCCGACCCTCGAACAGATCGAGGAAACCAGCCGTATCGTCGAGGAAGCCGCGAGGCGCCTGAAGGGCATCCTCGCCATCGACTATGTGTTGCCGGATTATTATGCGCTGCGGCCGAAGAAATGCATGGGCGGCTGGGGCCGGCAGTTTTTCAACATCTCGCCCGCGGGCAAGGTGCTGCCCTGCCACGCCGCGGAAAGCATCACCGGGCTCAAATTCGAATCCGTCCGCTCAAACCATTCGATCGCCTGGATCTGGCAGAACTCGGAAGCCTTCAACCGCTATCGCGGCACCGGCTGGATGCCCGAGCCGTGCAAGAGCTGCGAGTTCCGCGAAATCGATTTCGGCGGCTGCCGCTGCCAGGCTTTTGCGCTGACGGGCGACGCCGGCAATACCGATCCGGCCTGCACGCTGTCGCCGATGCACGAGCAGATCTTCAAGGACGCCCAACGCGAGGCTGCCGCGCATCAGGACCGTTTCCTCTACCGCAATTTCGCCGGCGGCACGCTGGAGACGGAAGGCAAACATGGCGCCTGA
- the pqqD gene encoding pyrroloquinoline quinone biosynthesis peptide chaperone PqqD: MALSRNISVSEASRPKLPRHARLKFDETRQVWVILAPERVLAPDEIAVEVLQLCDGVRSVADMVDQLAAKYAAPREAILADVIAMLQDLADKGFLTEAREKAS, encoded by the coding sequence ATGGCTTTAAGCCGCAACATCAGTGTCAGCGAGGCGAGCCGGCCGAAATTGCCGCGCCACGCCCGCTTGAAGTTCGATGAGACGCGGCAGGTCTGGGTGATCCTGGCGCCGGAGCGGGTGCTGGCGCCGGATGAGATCGCAGTTGAGGTGTTGCAACTTTGCGATGGCGTGCGCAGCGTCGCCGATATGGTCGACCAGCTTGCAGCCAAATATGCCGCGCCGCGCGAGGCGATTTTAGCCGACGTCATTGCGATGCTGCAGGACCTCGCCGACAAGGGCTTTCTGACCGAAGCGCGTGAGAAGGCGTCATGA
- the pqqC gene encoding pyrroloquinoline-quinone synthase PqqC, which yields MTALSIGKGITLNSAEELEATLRHIGATRYHSLHPFHRLLHGGKLNKGQVQAWALNRYYYQSTIPLKDAMVISRFRDRATRIEWRHRIEDHDGDVGSEGGIERWLKLTEGLGLDSAYVESTEGILPATRFAVEAYVHFCRDKTPLEAIASSLTELFAPNLHEERISGMLQHYDFVNPEIMSYFSRRLTQAPRDAGFALEYVKANAKTPAEREAVCNALIFKTNVLWVQLDALYHAYVEGHIPPGAFVPQGS from the coding sequence ATGACCGCCCTATCGATCGGCAAGGGCATTACGCTCAACAGCGCCGAGGAACTGGAGGCGACCCTCCGCCATATCGGCGCGACGCGCTATCATAGCTTGCATCCGTTCCATCGGCTGCTGCATGGCGGCAAACTTAACAAGGGACAGGTGCAGGCCTGGGCACTGAACCGCTATTATTACCAGAGCACGATCCCGCTGAAGGATGCGATGGTGATCTCGCGGTTCCGCGACCGTGCGACCCGGATCGAATGGCGGCACCGCATTGAGGATCACGATGGCGATGTGGGCAGCGAAGGCGGCATCGAGCGCTGGCTCAAACTGACCGAGGGGCTCGGGCTCGACAGCGCCTATGTGGAATCGACCGAAGGCATCCTGCCGGCAACACGGTTTGCGGTGGAGGCCTATGTGCATTTCTGCCGCGACAAGACGCCGCTGGAGGCCATCGCTTCCTCGCTGACGGAACTATTCGCGCCGAACCTGCACGAAGAGCGCATCTCCGGCATGCTGCAGCACTACGATTTCGTCAATCCTGAGATCATGAGCTATTTCAGCCGCCGCCTGACCCAAGCGCCGCGCGATGCCGGTTTTGCGCTGGAATACGTCAAGGCGAACGCAAAAACGCCGGCCGAGCGCGAGGCGGTCTGCAACGCGCTGATCTTCAAGACCAATGTGCTATGGGTTCAGCTCGACGCGCTGTATCATGCCTATGTCGAGGGCCACATACCGCCCGGGGCATTCGTGCCCCAAGGAAGCTAA